One part of the Mangrovibacillus cuniculi genome encodes these proteins:
- the def gene encoding peptide deformylase, with amino-acid sequence MTVLPIVTHPAEVLEQPCEKVLTFDKSLRKLLDDMYDTMIEADGVGLAAPQIGKAIQVAIVDIDDEHGTVEMINPVIMELSQEEEMEVEGCLSFPGVYGEVQRPILCTIQAQDRKGRHYQLTTSGFMARAIMHEIDHLNGVLFTSKISRYVDEEELGEME; translated from the coding sequence ATGACAGTATTACCCATTGTTACGCACCCAGCAGAAGTATTAGAGCAACCTTGCGAAAAGGTGTTAACGTTTGATAAATCGTTACGCAAATTGTTAGATGATATGTATGACACGATGATTGAAGCAGATGGTGTCGGACTAGCTGCACCTCAAATCGGAAAAGCAATACAAGTTGCTATTGTTGACATTGACGATGAACATGGAACAGTTGAAATGATAAATCCAGTAATTATGGAATTAAGCCAAGAAGAAGAGATGGAAGTAGAAGGATGCTTAAGCTTTCCGGGTGTTTACGGTGAAGTACAACGACCTATTCTATGTACTATTCAGGCCCAAGATCGAAAAGGTAGACACTATCAGTTAACGACAAGTGGTTTTATGGCACGTGCCATTATGCATGAAATAGACCACTTAAATGGTGTATTGTTTACATCGAAAATTTCACGATACGTAGATGAGGAAGAGTTAGGAGAGATGGAATAA
- the fmt gene encoding methionyl-tRNA formyltransferase produces MTRIVFMGTPDFSVPVLNGLVENGYDVVGVVTQPDRPVGRKRELTPPPVKVAAEKHGIPVYQPEKIRLKEQLQPVLDMKPDLVVTAAFGQILPKELLDTPSLGCINVHASLLPELRGGAPIHYSIIQGKDKTGITIMYMVEKLDAGDIITQVEVPIEERDHVGSLHDKLSVAGAQLLLETLPTIINGTSTRTVQEEEHVTFAYNIKREQEKIDWNKTGEEIYNHVRGLNPWPVAFTTLQGKVIKVWWTEKTKLETNSTPGTIVAVEKDGFVVATGNHIAIKVTELQPSGKKKMSGEDFLRGSNKEDLVGTTLGGTNE; encoded by the coding sequence ATGACAAGAATTGTATTCATGGGAACCCCTGATTTTTCTGTTCCTGTTCTAAACGGTCTAGTAGAGAACGGGTATGACGTAGTAGGCGTAGTGACACAGCCAGATCGACCAGTTGGTAGAAAAAGAGAATTAACACCGCCACCAGTGAAAGTTGCAGCGGAGAAACACGGAATTCCGGTTTATCAACCTGAGAAAATAAGATTAAAAGAGCAATTACAGCCAGTACTGGATATGAAGCCTGATTTAGTCGTAACAGCAGCTTTCGGGCAGATTTTACCAAAGGAATTATTGGATACTCCTTCTTTAGGTTGCATAAACGTTCACGCAAGTCTTTTACCGGAACTACGAGGTGGTGCTCCCATCCATTATTCCATTATCCAAGGAAAAGATAAAACAGGAATTACCATTATGTACATGGTGGAAAAATTGGATGCAGGTGATATCATTACGCAAGTGGAAGTCCCTATAGAAGAAAGAGATCATGTTGGTAGCTTGCATGATAAATTAAGTGTAGCTGGAGCACAGTTATTATTAGAAACACTTCCTACAATTATAAATGGAACATCTACTAGAACGGTTCAAGAAGAAGAGCATGTGACATTTGCATATAATATAAAAAGAGAACAAGAAAAGATAGATTGGAATAAAACAGGTGAAGAAATCTATAACCACGTTAGAGGATTAAATCCTTGGCCTGTAGCATTTACCACGTTGCAAGGTAAAGTAATTAAAGTATGGTGGACAGAAAAAACAAAACTAGAAACTAATAGCACTCCTGGAACAATTGTAGCTGTAGAGAAAGATGGTTTTGTAGTGGCAACCGGAAATCATATTGCCATTAAAGTGACAGAGTTACAACCTTCTGGTAAGAAGAAAATGTCTGGTGAAGACTTTTTACGTGGAAGTAATAAAGAAGATTTAGTAGGAACCACATTAGGAGGAACGAATGAGTAA
- the rsmB gene encoding 16S rRNA (cytosine(967)-C(5))-methyltransferase RsmB, with protein sequence MSKKNKRRSVRDAALDVIIAVESQASYSNLLLHHAIETNQVSKKDTGLLTELTYGTLQRRDALDYFLAPFLKGKKIDAWVRNLLRLSVYQMVYLDKIPERAIFHEAVEIAKARGHKGIAGMVNGVLRSMQREGVKSLEDINDQEERLAVSTSHPVWLVKRWVEQYGFDKTKEMVEVNIKAPYQTIRINSIVSTREEVIEKLTEEGFMVEASPYVPEAIRVLKGNAANSPLFTEGFYTIQDESSMIVAHVADIENGSKVLDMCAAPGGKTTHMAEKNKDGQVISLDLHKHKKKLIDENAERLKLKNIKSYVMDGRKALETFEKESYDRVLVDAPCSGFGVMRRKPDIKYSKVEEDIHRLSSIQSELLSVASKLVKPNGLLLFSTCTVDKEENNENIVRFLKEHPEFDLETPQVPSAIQPFVEDNMLQLFPQDIDSDGFFIAALRKKG encoded by the coding sequence ATGAGTAAAAAAAATAAAAGACGTTCCGTTCGAGATGCAGCATTAGATGTTATCATCGCTGTTGAATCACAAGCTTCATATAGTAACTTATTACTACATCATGCGATTGAAACAAATCAAGTTTCGAAAAAAGATACGGGACTTTTAACAGAGCTAACATATGGAACGCTTCAAAGACGTGATGCATTAGACTATTTCCTTGCACCTTTCTTAAAAGGAAAGAAAATAGATGCATGGGTAAGAAATCTATTACGACTTTCCGTGTATCAGATGGTCTATTTAGACAAAATTCCAGAAAGAGCTATTTTTCATGAAGCGGTTGAAATAGCAAAAGCAAGAGGCCATAAAGGAATTGCAGGTATGGTAAACGGTGTTCTCCGTTCCATGCAACGTGAAGGTGTTAAAAGTCTAGAAGATATTAATGACCAAGAAGAACGCCTTGCAGTATCTACTAGTCATCCAGTTTGGCTAGTTAAGCGTTGGGTAGAGCAATACGGATTTGACAAGACAAAAGAAATGGTAGAAGTTAACATTAAAGCACCATATCAAACAATTCGAATCAATAGTATAGTAAGCACAAGAGAAGAAGTAATAGAAAAACTAACAGAAGAAGGCTTTATGGTAGAAGCAAGTCCTTATGTACCTGAAGCAATTAGAGTTCTAAAAGGAAATGCTGCAAATTCTCCATTGTTTACAGAAGGTTTTTACACCATTCAAGATGAAAGTTCGATGATTGTTGCGCATGTTGCAGACATCGAGAATGGAAGTAAAGTACTTGATATGTGTGCGGCACCTGGTGGAAAAACAACTCATATGGCTGAGAAAAACAAAGATGGACAAGTTATATCTTTAGACTTACACAAGCATAAGAAAAAGTTAATAGACGAGAATGCAGAAAGACTAAAACTGAAGAATATTAAATCTTATGTAATGGATGGTCGAAAAGCTTTAGAGACGTTTGAAAAAGAAAGCTATGACCGTGTACTAGTAGATGCTCCGTGTTCTGGTTTTGGTGTAATGAGGAGAAAGCCAGATATCAAATATAGTAAAGTAGAAGAAGATATTCATCGTCTGTCTTCTATTCAAAGTGAGTTACTATCGGTTGCTAGTAAATTAGTAAAACCAAATGGTCTCCTACTATTTAGTACATGTACAGTAGATAAAGAAGAGAATAATGAAAATATAGTAAGATTTTTAAAAGAACATCCAGAATTCGATTTAGAAACCCCTCAAGTACCATCTGCTATACAACCATTTGTGGAGGATAACATGTTACAATTATTCCCACAAGATATAGACAGTGACGGATTCTTTATCGCAGCTTTGAGAAAGAAGGGATAA
- the rlmN gene encoding 23S rRNA (adenine(2503)-C(2))-methyltransferase RlmN produces the protein METTKQKIAKTEEVKKPSIYSLELHELKDWLKEQGEKPFRAGQIFDWLYKKRVTTFEDMSNLSQSLRQKLEEKFALTTLNTLIQQTSSDGTIKFLFELHDGYSIETVLMRHEYGNSVCVTTQVGCRIGCTFCASTLGGLKRHLEAGEIVAQVVKVQQALDETNERVSSVVIMGIGEPFDNYDEMMSFLKIINHDDALNIGARHITVSTSGIIPKIYKFADEELQINFAVSLHAPNNEIRSRLMPINKAYKLPELMEAIRYYVDKTGRRVSFEYGLFGGVNDQVEHAEELASLIKGLKCHVNLIPVNYVPERDYVRTPRNDIFAFENTLKERGVNVTIRREQGSDIDAACGQLRAKEKPEETR, from the coding sequence ATGGAAACTACAAAACAAAAAATTGCAAAAACAGAAGAGGTTAAAAAACCTTCTATTTACTCATTAGAGTTACATGAACTAAAAGATTGGTTAAAAGAGCAAGGAGAGAAGCCTTTCCGTGCAGGTCAAATTTTTGATTGGTTATACAAAAAAAGAGTAACTACTTTTGAAGATATGTCCAACCTTAGTCAATCTCTTCGTCAAAAGTTAGAAGAAAAATTTGCTTTAACTACTTTAAACACTCTAATTCAACAAACATCTTCAGACGGAACAATTAAATTCTTATTTGAGCTACACGATGGATATTCCATCGAGACAGTTTTAATGCGCCATGAATATGGGAATTCTGTTTGTGTGACAACACAAGTTGGTTGTCGAATTGGTTGTACGTTCTGTGCATCTACACTTGGTGGATTAAAACGACATTTAGAAGCAGGAGAAATCGTTGCTCAAGTCGTAAAAGTACAACAGGCACTAGATGAAACTAATGAGCGCGTAAGTTCCGTTGTAATCATGGGAATTGGAGAGCCGTTTGATAACTACGATGAAATGATGTCATTCCTAAAAATTATTAACCATGATGACGCACTGAATATCGGAGCTCGTCATATCACTGTTTCCACTAGTGGTATCATTCCAAAGATTTATAAATTTGCAGACGAAGAACTACAGATTAATTTCGCGGTATCGCTTCATGCTCCAAACAATGAAATCCGCTCTCGTTTAATGCCAATCAATAAGGCATATAAGCTTCCTGAATTAATGGAAGCCATCCGATACTATGTGGATAAAACAGGTCGTAGAGTGAGTTTTGAATACGGGTTATTCGGAGGAGTAAACGATCAGGTAGAACATGCAGAAGAATTAGCTTCACTTATTAAAGGGTTGAAGTGCCATGTTAACTTAATACCAGTTAACTACGTACCGGAAAGAGATTATGTCCGTACACCAAGAAATGATATCTTTGCTTTTGAGAATACATTAAAGGAACGTGGAGTGAATGTAACCATTCGTCGTGAACAAGGTAGTGATATTGATGCTGCTTGTGGACAGCTTCGCGCGAAGGAGAAACCAGAAGAGACGAGGTGA
- a CDS encoding Stp1/IreP family PP2C-type Ser/Thr phosphatase — MKYIFRTDRGKVRQYNEDNGGVFHNQAGQVLAIVADGMGGHRAGDVASQMTLQFLQESWEKTSEIHNPDEAKRWMEEHTRKVNVQVYQHSLQNQECEGMGTTLVFALCTDSFATIANIGDSRCYILNESGFKQLTEDHSLVNELVRAGEITPEAAEYHPRKNVLIKALGTEGTVLPDIKTITFEDGDSLLLCSDGLSNKVTLHELESLLSSSNDLTNVAGELIQLANDHGGEDNITLCIVQQMQELEELDENDNR, encoded by the coding sequence TTGAAATATATCTTTCGAACTGACAGGGGAAAAGTAAGACAGTATAACGAAGATAATGGTGGGGTTTTTCATAATCAAGCAGGTCAAGTGTTAGCAATAGTTGCTGATGGAATGGGAGGTCATCGAGCTGGCGATGTAGCTAGCCAGATGACCTTGCAGTTCCTTCAAGAATCTTGGGAGAAGACTTCCGAAATTCACAATCCTGATGAAGCAAAAAGATGGATGGAAGAACATACAAGGAAAGTAAACGTGCAAGTGTATCAACACTCTTTGCAGAACCAAGAATGTGAGGGGATGGGCACTACACTAGTTTTCGCACTATGTACAGACTCATTTGCTACCATTGCAAATATCGGTGATAGTCGTTGCTATATATTAAATGAATCAGGTTTTAAACAGTTAACAGAGGACCATTCATTAGTGAATGAGCTAGTACGCGCTGGAGAGATTACCCCAGAAGCAGCAGAATATCATCCGCGAAAAAATGTTTTAATAAAGGCATTAGGAACAGAGGGAACTGTTTTGCCAGATATTAAAACCATTACCTTTGAAGATGGTGATAGTCTTCTTTTGTGTTCTGACGGTCTTTCTAATAAAGTGACACTACACGAATTAGAAAGTTTATTATCATCTTCCAATGATTTAACTAATGTAGCAGGCGAACTAATTCAACTAGCTAATGATCATGGCGGTGAAGATAACATCACCTTATGTATCGTCCAACAAATGCAGGAGCTAGAGGAGTTGGATGAAAATGATAATAGGTAA
- the pknB gene encoding Stk1 family PASTA domain-containing Ser/Thr kinase: protein MIIGKRISGRYRIEKMIGGGGMANVYLAHDMILDRDVAVKILRFDSSNEEEFIKRFQREAQAATSLAHSNIVSIYDVGEDDEIYYIVMEYVKGYTLKEYIQQNHPLSLTIAVHIMQQIVSAIDHAHEHNIIHRDIKPQNILIDEHGTAKITDFGIATALSATTITQTNSVLGSVHYLSPEQARGGMATKKSDIYSLGIVFFELITGRLPFSGESAVSIALKHLQSETPSVRRWNANIPQSIENIIFKATAKDPFVRYETAGKMEEDLETALDPSRLDESPFIVPLDDDATKAIPVITKEAANNHLDETMVHTKNEKTIPHPVSSKLEEERPKVKTKKKKWIVPTLLLFLLLVGLGIAFAMITAPKEIEVPITEDMELNDALDELTALGFEIGEVIEQNSDEIEDGKVIKTDPKAGTMLLEGEEIDVFVSSGKEAIEMKDYVGNRVEQVNRILESAGFEVEVEEEFSDDPIGTIVSQTPESGDMVIPEDTIVTLIVSKGEAPVEVKNLTGFNDQALRDYAESSGLTIDLSNEEYSDEVQAGTVISQDPKPGTAVEKGSVISVVLSKGPKEVPPKEVQKEVFIPYEPEEDGKPQEVIIYIQDMNRNMVTPSDSFYITQGETRILTFTVREGETAGYRIFRDGQVIEEDVIEFPKSN from the coding sequence ATGATAATAGGTAAGCGTATCAGTGGACGCTATCGTATAGAGAAAATGATCGGCGGCGGCGGAATGGCTAACGTCTATTTAGCACACGATATGATCTTAGACCGAGATGTTGCAGTGAAGATTCTTCGTTTTGATTCTTCTAACGAAGAAGAGTTTATAAAAAGATTCCAAAGAGAAGCACAAGCAGCAACAAGCTTGGCTCATTCAAATATTGTCTCTATTTATGATGTAGGAGAAGATGATGAAATTTACTACATTGTAATGGAATATGTAAAAGGGTATACATTAAAAGAATACATACAACAAAATCACCCACTTTCCTTAACAATAGCTGTCCATATTATGCAACAAATTGTGTCAGCGATTGATCATGCCCATGAACATAACATTATACATCGAGATATAAAACCTCAAAACATTTTAATAGACGAACACGGAACTGCTAAAATAACTGATTTTGGTATTGCCACCGCTTTAAGTGCGACCACCATAACGCAAACAAACTCTGTATTAGGAAGTGTCCATTACTTGTCACCTGAACAGGCAAGAGGTGGTATGGCAACAAAAAAATCAGATATTTACTCTTTAGGGATTGTGTTCTTTGAGCTAATTACAGGACGTCTTCCGTTTTCTGGTGAGTCCGCGGTATCAATTGCCTTAAAACATTTGCAATCGGAAACACCATCTGTTCGTAGATGGAATGCAAACATTCCTCAAAGTATTGAAAATATTATCTTTAAAGCTACGGCGAAAGATCCTTTTGTTCGTTATGAAACAGCGGGAAAAATGGAAGAAGATTTAGAAACTGCTTTAGATCCTTCTAGGTTAGATGAATCGCCTTTTATCGTACCTTTGGATGATGATGCGACAAAAGCAATCCCTGTTATTACCAAGGAAGCTGCAAATAATCACTTGGATGAAACGATGGTTCATACGAAAAATGAAAAGACCATTCCTCATCCTGTTTCTAGTAAACTAGAAGAAGAACGTCCGAAAGTAAAAACGAAAAAGAAAAAGTGGATTGTGCCTACTTTATTGCTATTCTTATTATTGGTTGGACTTGGTATCGCTTTTGCTATGATTACTGCTCCAAAAGAAATAGAAGTGCCAATAACAGAGGATATGGAATTAAATGATGCGCTAGATGAATTAACTGCATTGGGGTTTGAAATTGGTGAAGTTATAGAACAAAATAGCGATGAAATTGAAGATGGGAAAGTTATAAAAACCGACCCTAAGGCTGGGACTATGTTGCTTGAAGGGGAAGAAATAGACGTATTTGTAAGTTCTGGTAAAGAAGCGATTGAAATGAAAGATTATGTTGGTAATCGTGTGGAGCAAGTTAACCGAATACTAGAGAGTGCCGGATTTGAAGTAGAAGTAGAGGAAGAATTCTCTGATGATCCAATTGGTACGATCGTATCACAGACACCTGAATCTGGTGACATGGTAATTCCAGAGGATACTATTGTCACTCTTATTGTTAGTAAAGGGGAAGCACCTGTAGAGGTGAAAAATTTAACTGGATTTAATGACCAAGCACTACGGGATTATGCAGAGTCATCTGGATTAACGATTGACTTATCCAATGAGGAATATTCAGATGAAGTGCAAGCGGGCACGGTTATTTCACAGGATCCAAAACCTGGAACTGCAGTGGAAAAAGGCTCTGTGATATCAGTTGTACTGTCTAAAGGTCCAAAGGAAGTCCCGCCAAAAGAAGTGCAAAAAGAGGTATTTATTCCTTATGAACCAGAAGAAGATGGTAAGCCTCAAGAAGTCATTATATACATTCAAGATATGAATAGAAATATGGTTACTCCGAGTGATTCTTTCTATATCACTCAAGGAGAAACACGAATATTAACGTTTACGGTAAGAGAAGGCGAAACCGCTGGATATAGAATCTTCCGTGATGGACAAGTCATAGAAGAAGATGTGATAGAGTTCCCTAAATCCAATTAA
- the rsgA gene encoding ribosome small subunit-dependent GTPase A, which produces MPKGQIMKALSGFYYVKMEDRLIQCRGRGVFRNKNISPLVGDYVHYEFERDQEGTIMEVFDRKNELVRPPIANVDQAILVFSCVEPEFNPGLLDRFLVLIEYHDIEPIICLTKIDLVPKAKLPELESFIEDYRKIGYQVVITSSETAEGLENLLPLLKDKLSVFAGQSGVGKSSLLNALRPDLELKTAGISTHLGRGKHTTRHVELMDVNGGAVADTPGFSSLELMEMEVNDVTFCMPEFQRASEKCKFRGCLHINEPKCAVKTGVEEGTIPAYRYDHYLQFIQEIQDRKPRY; this is translated from the coding sequence ATGCCAAAAGGCCAAATTATGAAGGCGTTAAGTGGTTTTTACTATGTAAAGATGGAAGACAGATTAATTCAATGTAGAGGTAGAGGTGTTTTTCGTAATAAAAACATCTCTCCTCTTGTTGGAGATTATGTACATTATGAGTTCGAAAGAGATCAAGAAGGTACAATCATGGAAGTCTTTGATCGAAAGAATGAATTAGTAAGACCACCAATCGCCAATGTAGATCAAGCAATACTAGTTTTTTCGTGTGTAGAGCCGGAATTTAATCCCGGTTTATTAGATCGTTTTTTAGTATTAATTGAGTATCATGACATTGAACCAATTATTTGTCTAACAAAAATTGATCTAGTTCCAAAAGCCAAATTGCCTGAATTAGAATCTTTTATCGAGGATTATAGGAAAATTGGCTATCAGGTAGTCATTACATCATCTGAAACAGCAGAAGGGCTAGAAAATTTACTTCCACTTTTAAAAGATAAACTATCCGTATTCGCTGGACAGTCGGGAGTTGGAAAGTCTTCATTATTGAATGCCTTACGACCAGACCTAGAGTTGAAGACAGCTGGGATCTCAACTCATTTAGGGCGAGGAAAGCATACTACACGTCATGTAGAATTGATGGATGTAAATGGTGGAGCAGTTGCAGACACACCTGGTTTCAGTTCATTAGAATTGATGGAAATGGAAGTGAATGATGTCACTTTTTGTATGCCTGAATTTCAAAGAGCAAGTGAAAAGTGCAAATTTAGAGGTTGTCTACATATAAATGAACCGAAATGTGCAGTAAAAACAGGTGTAGAAGAAGGAACCATACCTGCTTACCGTTACGACCACTATTTGCAATTCATCCAAGAAATCCAAGATAGAAAGCCGAGGTATTAA
- the rpe gene encoding ribulose-phosphate 3-epimerase, with protein MKMAPSILAANFANLGHDVKIVSDAGADYLHIDIMDGHFVPNISFGPSIVKSIRSYTDIPFDVHLMIQNPDQYIEDFVKAGADIITVHVEACPHLHRTLQLIRSFGVKAGVVINPATSASILEPVLHEVDMILCMTVNPGFGGQAFIPSVLPKIEWLAEQREKNNYLYEIEVDGGVNEETIIDCANAGADVFVAGSAIFAKDDPAEALQNLKSVAMKHVRRG; from the coding sequence ATGAAAATGGCACCTTCCATCTTAGCGGCAAACTTTGCTAACTTAGGACACGATGTGAAAATTGTCAGTGATGCAGGAGCAGATTACTTACATATTGATATAATGGACGGACATTTTGTTCCAAACATTTCTTTTGGTCCTTCCATTGTAAAAAGTATTCGTTCTTACACAGACATTCCCTTCGATGTGCATTTAATGATTCAAAACCCAGATCAATATATTGAAGATTTTGTCAAAGCAGGAGCCGACATCATAACGGTGCATGTGGAAGCATGCCCACATTTACATAGAACGTTACAACTTATACGCTCTTTTGGTGTTAAAGCGGGGGTGGTGATAAATCCTGCAACATCTGCTTCTATATTAGAGCCAGTTCTTCATGAAGTGGATATGATCCTATGTATGACGGTTAATCCAGGCTTCGGTGGGCAAGCTTTTATTCCTTCTGTTCTACCCAAAATTGAATGGTTAGCAGAACAACGAGAAAAGAATAATTATTTATATGAAATTGAAGTAGATGGTGGAGTTAATGAAGAAACCATTATTGATTGTGCTAATGCAGGAGCGGATGTATTTGTAGCAGGATCGGCAATTTTCGCAAAAGATGACCCTGCTGAAGCATTGCAAAATTTAAAATCAGTAGCTATGAAGCACGTAAGAAGAGGGTAA
- a CDS encoding thiamine diphosphokinase, producing the protein MKKIIHLLAGGPKHLVPPLQDWDAQEIIWVGVDRGVKRLLDQGIKPTMAIGDFDSVDQVEWEFIEDNLQKYAKFNPEKDETDMELALNWALEQKPDVIRIFGATGGRLDHFFSAAYMLAKDDVLLHPTSIEIIDRSNIITVLSPGTYNLEKNSFPYVSFLPINGEIFGLTLTGVKYPLTNHPIVRGSTLCISNELVNDFGSVSFDEGILMMIRSKDE; encoded by the coding sequence ATGAAAAAGATTATTCACTTATTAGCAGGGGGACCAAAACATTTGGTCCCCCCTCTTCAAGATTGGGATGCACAAGAAATAATATGGGTGGGTGTGGACAGAGGAGTAAAACGTCTCTTAGATCAAGGCATAAAACCTACAATGGCAATTGGTGATTTTGATTCAGTAGATCAGGTAGAATGGGAGTTTATTGAGGATAACTTACAGAAGTATGCTAAATTTAATCCAGAAAAAGATGAAACGGATATGGAGTTAGCGTTAAACTGGGCACTAGAGCAGAAACCTGACGTTATTCGTATTTTTGGTGCAACAGGTGGAAGACTTGATCATTTTTTTTCAGCGGCATACATGTTAGCAAAAGATGACGTGCTTCTTCATCCAACTAGTATTGAAATAATTGATCGTTCCAATATAATTACTGTTTTATCTCCTGGTACGTACAATTTGGAGAAAAATAGTTTTCCTTATGTTTCGTTTCTTCCAATCAACGGAGAAATTTTTGGTCTAACCTTAACCGGAGTGAAATATCCTTTAACGAATCATCCTATCGTACGTGGTTCTACTCTCTGCATTAGTAATGAACTTGTCAACGACTTTGGTTCTGTATCGTTTGATGAAGGCATATTAATGATGATAAGAAGCAAAGATGAGTAA
- the spoVM gene encoding stage V sporulation protein SpoVM, with translation MKFYTIKLPKFLGGLVKAMLGTFKKDA, from the coding sequence ATGAAATTTTATACGATCAAATTACCAAAGTTTTTAGGTGGCCTTGTTAAAGCAATGCTAGGAACGTTTAAGAAAGATGCTTAA
- the rpmB gene encoding 50S ribosomal protein L28: MAKVCAVTGRKARSGNTRSHAMNANKRTWGANLQKVRILVDGKPKKVWVSARALKSGKVERV; encoded by the coding sequence ATGGCTAAAGTATGTGCCGTTACTGGACGTAAAGCACGTTCGGGTAACACTCGCTCCCACGCAATGAACGCTAACAAGCGTACTTGGGGCGCTAACTTACAAAAAGTGCGCATTCTTGTAGATGGTAAACCAAAAAAGGTTTGGGTTTCTGCTAGAGCACTTAAATCAGGTAAAGTAGAGCGTGTATAA
- a CDS encoding Asp23/Gls24 family envelope stress response protein, whose protein sequence is MSIELKTKFGQIDISNEVIAMVAGGAAVDCYGIVGMASKNQIKDGLTDILRKENFTRGVIVRQEGDEVHIDMYIIVGYGTKISEIAHNVQSVVKYTLNKTIGLSVDSVNIFVQGVRVTNP, encoded by the coding sequence ATGTCCATTGAACTAAAAACGAAATTCGGACAGATTGATATCTCAAATGAAGTAATTGCGATGGTTGCTGGTGGTGCGGCAGTTGACTGCTACGGTATCGTTGGAATGGCTTCTAAAAATCAAATTAAAGATGGCCTCACGGATATCCTTCGTAAAGAAAACTTTACAAGAGGAGTTATTGTTCGCCAAGAAGGTGATGAAGTACATATTGATATGTATATCATCGTAGGATATGGAACAAAGATCTCGGAGATTGCACACAATGTTCAATCGGTCGTCAAATATACGTTAAATAAAACAATCGGGTTATCAGTTGATTCAGTGAATATATTTGTACAAGGCGTTCGCGTGACGAACCCGTAA